A window of the Candidatus Cloacimonadota bacterium genome harbors these coding sequences:
- a CDS encoding GNAT family N-acetyltransferase, with amino-acid sequence MLYEINGQKVTLRDLTEADLNDYRKWFKKGLEWTKWDAPWEEMSDTFAQSFIQRLSNRLSKGPQEIKTRLEIEVDGTHIGWVSSYYIESKPGFLAVGISIPEEDFWGRGIGREALQKWIGYMFKNHELDYIYCETWSGNERMVHLAISIGFEIIENDKVLEFNGRQYHKLKFRIGR; translated from the coding sequence ATGCTTTACGAGATAAACGGACAAAAAGTTACTTTACGGGACCTGACCGAAGCTGACTTGAACGATTATCGAAAATGGTTTAAGAAAGGGCTCGAATGGACCAAATGGGATGCACCTTGGGAAGAAATGAGTGATACATTTGCTCAGAGCTTTATCCAGAGGCTATCTAACAGACTATCAAAAGGTCCCCAAGAGATAAAAACCCGCCTTGAAATTGAAGTAGATGGCACACATATTGGCTGGGTATCTTCTTATTACATTGAGAGTAAGCCGGGCTTTCTGGCAGTAGGCATTTCCATCCCGGAGGAGGATTTTTGGGGCAGGGGAATAGGCCGTGAGGCATTGCAAAAGTGGATTGGATACATGTTTAAAAACCATGAATTGGATTACATTTACTGTGAAACATGGTCTGGTAATGAAAGGATGGTGCATTTGGCCATTAGTATCGGTTTTGAAATTATCGAAAATGATAAGGTGTTGGAATTTAACGGCAGGCAGTATCACAAGCTCAAATTCAGGATTGGCAGATGA
- a CDS encoding AraC family transcriptional regulator encodes MPNKNNLDKAIRYIEAGLRTKLILEDIAEKANMSAWHFHRVFLASTGITVGEYIRKRRMSEAAKELVFTAKPIKQLAGEYQYESQEAFTRSFTVVYGVTPGKLRRQVGPLQYFNSISPLTKGVKMLKAKIKHMDAFRVVGITCENTMKNNNIPALWNDFNQQICSKVPDALHPGRVLGICYYLDHIEMNEDTPFTYLAGVEYPPEKDCPIGLVYRDVPAADYAVFEHHGSLDTLSETYDFIYNNWLPESGYERKKADDFELYDQRFQFGDSQSVMEIWVPVEKH; translated from the coding sequence ATGCCAAACAAGAACAATCTGGACAAAGCAATCCGTTATATAGAAGCGGGGCTGAGGACAAAGCTGATTTTGGAAGACATCGCCGAAAAAGCCAATATGTCTGCCTGGCACTTTCACCGAGTATTTCTGGCTTCCACGGGAATCACGGTGGGGGAGTACATCCGTAAACGCAGGATGAGTGAAGCGGCCAAAGAATTAGTCTTTACCGCAAAGCCTATCAAACAGCTTGCCGGCGAGTATCAGTATGAATCTCAGGAAGCGTTTACCAGGTCGTTCACTGTAGTATATGGCGTCACGCCCGGGAAGTTAAGACGCCAGGTAGGTCCTTTACAATATTTTAACTCTATATCACCGCTTACTAAAGGAGTAAAAATGCTAAAAGCAAAGATCAAACACATGGATGCCTTCAGAGTAGTGGGAATTACGTGTGAGAACACCATGAAGAATAATAATATACCTGCTTTATGGAATGACTTTAACCAGCAAATATGCAGCAAGGTTCCGGATGCGCTACATCCCGGAAGAGTCTTGGGTATCTGTTATTATCTGGATCACATCGAGATGAACGAGGATACTCCCTTCACGTATCTGGCCGGAGTGGAATATCCTCCGGAGAAGGACTGTCCCATAGGATTGGTTTATAGGGATGTTCCCGCAGCAGACTACGCTGTGTTCGAGCATCATGGTTCTTTGGACACATTATCCGAGACCTATGATTTCATCTATAATAACTGGTTGCCAGAGAGTGGTTATGAACGTAAAAAAGCGGATGATTTCGAGCTGTACGATCAACGCTTTCAGTTTGGTGATTCCCAGTCTGTAATGGAGATTTGGGTACCAGTAGAAAAGCACTGA
- the tilS gene encoding tRNA lysidine(34) synthetase TilS translates to MSLVNEYLRRLVDYSTQERILNKGEKLLLAVSAGADSTAMLYLFSRLRHSENFSLLAVHINHQLRGEESDQDEQQIKRICMQLNVPIIIRRIELEGERDLENRARQARFETFQMILQSYGFHKILLAHHKSDLAETVLLNLFRGSGLSGMAGIKPIQGVIAHPMLAFGPEELKALLRENHIAWREDASNEDPRFTRNRIRNTLMPHLAENYNPQIRDKLAEEATILRQAEQYILERALRRYKKICLDNSHGRVIISIPDLLKAPQIECFYLLREAYSMVSGTTQDFFQSNLREIEGLLDAMGSKYISLPHQVYAIKRYQELLISSFEEDVKAPPTQELMIESDRSRAVHMDHRFSFRYLKVLPADDEEVMGTRVILDAGKIVGKIRIRSRREGDRFIPFGMNGFKKLKDFFIDEKVAKYDRDMIPILEDDEKILWICPYRLDNRVRYDANSSRYLCIDAENLINKSNRAASRKKRGINESDEL, encoded by the coding sequence ATGAGCCTTGTAAATGAATATCTTAGGCGTTTAGTGGACTATAGCACGCAGGAGCGGATCCTCAACAAGGGGGAGAAGCTTTTACTGGCTGTATCGGCCGGTGCGGATTCCACAGCGATGCTGTACCTGTTTTCGCGCTTACGCCACAGCGAAAACTTCTCCTTGCTTGCGGTGCACATCAACCACCAACTGCGAGGGGAGGAAAGCGATCAGGATGAGCAACAGATCAAGCGCATTTGCATGCAATTGAATGTCCCGATTATAATCCGGCGCATAGAGCTGGAAGGAGAACGGGACTTGGAGAACCGCGCCAGACAAGCCAGGTTTGAGACCTTTCAGATGATTCTCCAAAGCTATGGTTTTCATAAAATACTGCTTGCTCATCACAAATCGGATCTGGCAGAGACAGTGTTATTAAATCTTTTCCGGGGTTCCGGGCTTAGCGGGATGGCGGGAATCAAGCCTATTCAGGGTGTGATCGCGCACCCTATGCTGGCCTTTGGTCCCGAGGAGCTAAAGGCTCTCTTAAGGGAAAACCATATCGCCTGGCGGGAAGATGCATCGAACGAGGATCCGCGTTTTACCCGAAATCGGATTCGGAATACCTTGATGCCCCATCTGGCAGAGAATTATAATCCGCAGATCAGAGACAAGCTTGCCGAAGAAGCTACGATATTGCGGCAAGCCGAACAGTATATCTTGGAACGAGCCTTGAGACGGTACAAGAAGATCTGTTTGGACAATAGCCACGGCAGGGTGATCATAAGTATTCCCGACCTGCTAAAAGCTCCGCAAATTGAGTGTTTTTACCTGTTGCGCGAGGCATACAGCATGGTAAGCGGGACAACTCAGGATTTCTTCCAGAGCAATCTGCGCGAGATTGAGGGGCTCCTTGATGCTATGGGCAGCAAATACATAAGCCTGCCGCATCAGGTGTATGCCATCAAGCGTTATCAAGAGCTCCTTATCAGCAGTTTTGAAGAGGATGTGAAAGCTCCGCCCACGCAGGAACTTATGATCGAAAGTGATCGCTCCCGGGCAGTTCACATGGATCATCGTTTCAGCTTCAGATACCTCAAGGTATTGCCAGCCGACGATGAAGAAGTGATGGGAACCAGGGTGATCCTGGATGCGGGGAAGATTGTAGGCAAGATCCGGATTCGCAGCCGCCGGGAAGGGGATCGTTTTATTCCCTTTGGAATGAATGGTTTCAAGAAGCTGAAAGACTTTTTTATTGACGAAAAAGTAGCTAAATACGATAGGGATATGATACCCATTCTTGAGGATGACGAAAAAATCTTGTGGATTTGTCCGTATCGCCTAGACAATCGGGTACGATACGATGCAAATAGCAGTCGTTATTTGTGCATCGATGCAGAAAACTTAATCAATAAATCTAACCGGGCAGCGAGCCGGAAGAAGAGAGGAATCAATGAATCTGATGAATTGTGA
- the hpt gene encoding hypoxanthine phosphoribosyltransferase produces the protein MNCDISAVLFDERRIQKRIREIGQQINSDYECKVPVIIGVLKGAFIFMSDLVRAVSIPIEIDFLAISSYGAGTSSSGIVKIRKDIDLDIAGRDVIIVEDIVDSGLSLQYIKDYIWKHKPSSLRTCVLLDKPEAHKIETIFEYVGFEVGNEFVVGYGLDYAERYRNLPYIGILKEECYT, from the coding sequence ATGAATTGTGATATATCGGCAGTGCTTTTTGATGAGCGGCGTATTCAAAAGCGCATCAGAGAGATAGGGCAGCAAATCAATAGTGATTATGAATGCAAGGTTCCGGTCATAATCGGAGTGTTGAAGGGCGCTTTTATCTTTATGAGCGATTTAGTGCGCGCAGTTAGCATTCCCATCGAGATCGACTTTTTGGCCATCTCCAGTTATGGTGCGGGAACCAGTAGCAGCGGAATTGTAAAGATTCGTAAAGACATCGATCTGGATATTGCCGGTAGAGATGTGATCATCGTGGAAGACATCGTGGATAGCGGCCTCTCATTACAGTATATCAAGGATTATATCTGGAAGCATAAACCCTCGAGCTTGCGGACCTGTGTTTTATTGGATAAGCCTGAGGCTCACAAGATTGAGACTATATTTGAATATGTGGGTTTTGAAGTAGGTAACGAGTTTGTGGTGGGCTATGGCCTGGATTATGCCGAACGGTACCGCAATCTGCCCTATATTGGGATACTAAAGGAAGAGTGTTACACATGA
- the ftsH gene encoding ATP-dependent zinc metalloprotease FtsH, giving the protein MKYTCIAAIMTGIGSLYAQKADSLNPALGEIPAVMDGFTSMLRWFVYGIILISVIGLFRMLQAKRRLNSKDQPETPKVDAQGQPIAPAKKSKFWTPFIVIIIMLAISLWLTYGGSRETVTKESFSNFMARVNNDTIEEVQFTDRDIVYTDVSKRKFHTTIPFDDARLVDSLLVRGIKVFTVKPAGWTSLLVSLLPFIILIAFYFLIMKRMTNQNSKAFSFGKSKARLHEVSKSKISFKDVAGVDEAKEELQEIVDFLKDPNRFRRLGGRIPRGVLLIGRPGTGKTLLAKAVSGEAGVPFFSISGSDFVEMFVGVGAARVRDLFETAKKNSPCITFIDEIDAVGRHRGTGLGGGHDEREQTLNQLLVEMDGFEPNEAVIIIAATNRPDILDPALLRPGRFDRQVTVDLPDIKGRTEILKVHSDKVPLGDDVHLEIIARGTPGFSGADLANLVNEAALIAASKNKASIQMTDFEEAKDKLTLGKEKKSRVIPEEDKRLTAYHEIGHVITSIFQDKVEPVHKVSIIPRGFTGGATHYLQSDKTGYSRNYLKQFMVSLLGGRAAEEVVFGELTTGAGNDLERATDISKKMVCSWGMSDVVGPMTIGKEHNEVFLGKEIGSRDVYSDETSRMVDSEIRKFITEAHETAKEILLKHRDLLDKMAIELQEKETLGTEEIFSLILDNLESDAKALVEAKFERAKEMRFEHSVDNKEDTELTEAESAEKETKDNNE; this is encoded by the coding sequence ATGAAATATACTTGTATCGCAGCTATCATGACAGGCATAGGCAGTCTGTATGCGCAAAAAGCAGATAGCCTGAATCCCGCTCTGGGCGAGATTCCCGCAGTTATGGATGGCTTTACCAGCATGCTGAGATGGTTTGTCTATGGCATTATCCTGATCTCTGTGATCGGATTGTTCAGAATGCTCCAGGCCAAGCGTCGGTTGAACTCCAAAGATCAACCGGAAACTCCCAAAGTAGATGCACAGGGACAGCCGATCGCACCAGCGAAAAAATCGAAATTCTGGACTCCATTCATAGTAATCATCATCATGCTGGCAATCAGTTTATGGCTTACTTATGGCGGTTCGCGTGAGACAGTAACCAAGGAAAGCTTCAGCAACTTTATGGCCCGGGTGAATAATGATACCATTGAAGAAGTACAGTTTACAGACCGGGATATCGTATATACCGACGTGTCAAAACGGAAATTCCACACTACCATCCCCTTTGATGATGCGCGTCTGGTGGACAGTCTTCTGGTTCGGGGCATCAAAGTATTCACGGTCAAACCAGCGGGATGGACCAGTCTGCTGGTGTCGCTCTTGCCGTTCATAATACTGATAGCCTTCTATTTCTTGATTATGAAAAGGATGACCAATCAGAATTCGAAAGCATTCAGTTTTGGCAAAAGCAAGGCACGCCTGCATGAGGTAAGCAAATCCAAGATTTCCTTCAAGGATGTAGCCGGTGTGGATGAGGCCAAAGAAGAGCTGCAAGAGATAGTGGATTTTTTGAAAGATCCCAATCGTTTCCGAAGATTGGGTGGAAGGATTCCCCGGGGAGTGTTGCTCATAGGGCGTCCTGGAACCGGTAAGACCCTATTGGCAAAAGCCGTATCCGGAGAAGCGGGAGTACCGTTTTTCAGCATATCAGGTTCGGATTTTGTGGAGATGTTTGTAGGAGTAGGGGCTGCGAGGGTGCGCGACCTCTTTGAAACCGCTAAAAAGAATTCTCCCTGTATCACCTTTATCGACGAGATCGACGCGGTGGGCAGGCATCGGGGAACCGGATTGGGTGGTGGCCACGATGAGCGGGAGCAAACCCTGAATCAGCTATTGGTGGAAATGGATGGATTTGAACCCAATGAGGCAGTGATCATTATAGCCGCAACGAACCGTCCCGACATTCTGGATCCCGCACTGCTGCGTCCCGGCAGATTTGACCGTCAAGTAACGGTTGATCTCCCGGACATCAAAGGCAGGACAGAGATTTTGAAGGTGCATTCAGATAAGGTTCCTCTGGGAGACGATGTTCATCTGGAAATCATTGCCCGCGGAACTCCGGGATTTAGCGGAGCGGATCTGGCAAATCTGGTGAATGAAGCGGCGCTGATAGCTGCCAGTAAGAACAAAGCCAGCATTCAGATGACAGATTTTGAAGAAGCTAAGGACAAGCTTACTCTGGGCAAAGAAAAGAAAAGCAGAGTGATTCCCGAAGAGGATAAACGCCTTACTGCTTATCACGAAATTGGCCATGTGATCACTAGCATTTTTCAGGATAAGGTGGAACCGGTGCACAAGGTGAGCATCATCCCGCGTGGATTCACCGGAGGCGCTACTCACTATCTGCAAAGCGATAAAACGGGGTATTCCCGCAATTATCTGAAGCAATTCATGGTATCACTATTGGGCGGCAGAGCCGCGGAAGAAGTGGTATTTGGTGAATTGACTACAGGAGCGGGAAATGATCTGGAGCGCGCTACAGATATATCCAAGAAAATGGTATGTTCATGGGGTATGAGTGATGTAGTGGGACCCATGACCATCGGCAAAGAGCACAATGAGGTTTTTCTGGGCAAAGAGATTGGTTCCCGGGATGTGTACAGCGACGAAACCTCCCGCATGGTGGACAGCGAGATCCGGAAATTCATCACTGAAGCGCATGAGACAGCCAAAGAGATCTTGCTGAAGCACCGTGATCTTCTGGATAAAATGGCTATTGAACTACAGGAAAAAGAGACTTTGGGCACAGAGGAAATCTTCAGCCTGATCCTGGACAATCTGGAGAGCGATGCTAAAGCCTTGGTGGAAGCCAAATTTGAGCGCGCTAAAGAGATGCGCTTCGAGCATTCTGTAGATAACAAGGAAGATACAGAGCTCACAGAAGCAGAGAGTGCAGAAAAGGAAACAAAAGACAACAATGAATAA
- the hslV gene encoding ATP-dependent protease subunit HslV — MYGTTIIGIHRKGKTALCGDGQVSLGDTVVKAKALKIRRIFEDKVITGFAGATADAFTLLEKFEEKLKVNKGNLKKAAVDLAKEWRQDKYLRRLEAMLIAGDKSGILMISGVGDVMEPDDGLIAIGSGGNYALAAARALMRNTKLSEETIVMEAMKIASEICVYTNDQFTLEVL; from the coding sequence ATGTATGGTACTACAATAATCGGAATACACAGAAAGGGTAAAACCGCATTATGCGGAGATGGTCAGGTAAGCTTGGGAGATACAGTGGTAAAAGCCAAAGCATTGAAAATCCGCCGCATCTTTGAAGACAAGGTAATCACTGGCTTTGCCGGCGCTACAGCCGATGCTTTTACACTACTGGAGAAATTTGAAGAAAAGCTGAAAGTGAATAAAGGAAATCTGAAGAAAGCAGCGGTTGACTTGGCCAAAGAATGGAGACAGGATAAATATCTGCGCAGATTGGAAGCAATGCTGATTGCGGGAGACAAATCCGGCATCCTGATGATAAGCGGAGTGGGAGATGTGATGGAACCGGATGACGGACTAATCGCCATCGGTAGCGGGGGTAACTATGCTCTTGCAGCAGCCAGGGCTTTGATGCGCAATACCAAGCTTTCGGAAGAGACCATCGTAATGGAAGCCATGAAAATTGCCTCCGAGATCTGCGTTTATACAAATGATCAGTTCACTCTGGAGGTTTTGTAG
- the hslU gene encoding ATP-dependent protease ATPase subunit HslU has product MNELTPSRIVEELDKYIISQSAAKRSVAIALRNRWRRQRVQGDLRREIMPNNIIMIGPTGVGKTEIARRIARLVDAPFIKVEASKFTEVGYVGRDVESMIRELMNYAVTQTRARMVAEVRDDATKLAIEKVLDVLLPLKRRKGDSEDPDFVERQKRSRDKMRTKLLSGKLDDKEIEIEFSEDNLPNFEIMSNFGLETLDLDFSDMLSNILPSRGGKKHKTTVSNALKTFTEQEVAHLVPKDKVAECAKKAVEENGIVFIDEIDKIANTDKHGGIDVSRSGVQRDLLPIVEGSSVPTKYGPIDTSHILFIAAGAFSQAKPSDLIPELQGRFPIRVELSSLTEQDFVCILEEPENALTKQYRELFATEGVELSFSSNAIKTIAHYAAAANEKMEDIGARRLHTILNTLLDDFLFQMPDPKLKKVNISQKMVNARLSPVIESEDLSRFIL; this is encoded by the coding sequence ATTAACGAATTGACTCCTTCGCGGATTGTGGAGGAGCTGGATAAGTACATCATCAGCCAATCTGCAGCCAAGCGCAGTGTGGCAATTGCCCTTCGTAACCGCTGGCGCCGTCAGCGTGTGCAGGGGGATTTAAGGCGCGAGATAATGCCAAACAACATCATCATGATCGGGCCTACTGGAGTGGGGAAGACCGAGATCGCCCGCCGTATTGCCAGATTGGTGGATGCACCGTTTATCAAGGTGGAAGCATCAAAGTTCACTGAGGTGGGCTATGTGGGGCGTGATGTGGAATCCATGATCAGGGAATTGATGAATTACGCGGTTACTCAGACCCGTGCCCGGATGGTGGCAGAGGTGCGTGACGATGCTACGAAGCTGGCTATTGAGAAGGTTTTGGACGTTCTCTTGCCGCTCAAGCGCAGAAAAGGGGATAGTGAGGATCCGGATTTCGTAGAACGGCAGAAACGCAGTAGGGACAAAATGAGAACAAAGCTGCTATCCGGAAAGCTGGATGACAAAGAGATTGAGATCGAATTCAGCGAGGATAACCTACCCAATTTTGAGATTATGAGCAATTTCGGTTTGGAAACTCTGGATTTGGATTTTAGCGATATGCTCTCAAACATTTTGCCCAGTAGAGGAGGAAAGAAGCATAAGACTACGGTCTCGAACGCTTTGAAGACCTTTACAGAACAGGAAGTGGCACATTTGGTGCCCAAAGACAAGGTTGCGGAATGCGCCAAGAAGGCAGTGGAAGAAAACGGCATCGTCTTCATCGATGAGATCGACAAAATCGCCAATACTGATAAACACGGCGGCATAGATGTTAGCCGCAGCGGAGTACAGCGGGACTTGTTGCCCATCGTGGAGGGAAGCAGTGTGCCCACAAAATACGGGCCAATAGATACCTCCCACATCCTGTTCATCGCAGCGGGTGCTTTTTCTCAAGCGAAACCCAGTGACTTGATTCCAGAGCTTCAGGGTCGCTTTCCCATCAGAGTGGAATTGAGCAGCCTTACGGAACAGGATTTTGTGTGCATTCTGGAAGAACCTGAGAATGCTTTGACCAAGCAATATCGAGAGCTTTTTGCCACCGAAGGCGTGGAACTGAGCTTTAGCAGTAATGCTATCAAAACTATTGCGCATTATGCGGCAGCGGCTAATGAGAAGATGGAAGACATCGGAGCGCGTCGCCTGCATACTATTTTGAATACTTTATTAGACGATTTTCTCTTTCAAATGCCGGATCCCAAGCTAAAGAAGGTAAACATCAGCCAAAAGATGGTGAATGCCAGATTGAGTCCGGTGATAGAGAGCGAGGATCTCTCCCGTTTCATCCTCTGA
- a CDS encoding MFS transporter, whose product MFSFIKRTFISLSIRNYRIFFSGQVVSLIGTWIQRTTMGWFVYRLTNSALLLGVVTFLSMIPSVFISPFVGAWVDRLNRHKMVIGTQIAFCVQSSLLAILVLTGVINEYVQYPILLLALFQGMIEAVDSPMRQNLLIDLVGDKKLLPNAIATNSAMFNGARLIGPAVGGLLIVLFSEGVCFAINAASYIPVIVSLFFIHIEYPKLKPRTESTLRKIAEGWKYAYQSFPIRYLIMNLAIYTLFGFSYSTLLPVFARDILHGNSGTQGLLMSTAGIGALTGAFVLASRSNIKGMQMRLIVVGLVASSALILFSHSTFLYLSMLMMLFIGFGMMNITATTNTLLQTMVSDEMRGRVLSTYTMTFQSMSPFGGLLVGWLTSKYGPQTSMLLCALVCFIWSLNSLRNLPRFSKDMLKMLVANSNSSVYRTPRLRLNK is encoded by the coding sequence ATGTTTAGCTTCATAAAACGAACCTTTATCTCCTTGAGTATCCGCAATTACCGGATCTTTTTCAGTGGTCAGGTAGTGTCACTGATCGGTACCTGGATCCAGCGAACCACCATGGGATGGTTTGTGTATCGCCTCACCAATTCTGCCTTGCTTTTGGGAGTAGTGACCTTCCTTTCCATGATCCCATCGGTGTTTATCTCTCCTTTTGTGGGGGCCTGGGTAGATCGTCTGAACAGACATAAGATGGTGATTGGTACTCAAATAGCCTTTTGTGTACAAAGCAGCTTGCTGGCAATTCTGGTTCTCACTGGTGTAATCAACGAATATGTGCAGTATCCCATACTACTCCTTGCCTTGTTTCAGGGCATGATCGAAGCGGTTGATTCACCCATGCGGCAAAACCTGCTAATAGATCTGGTGGGGGACAAAAAGCTTTTGCCCAATGCGATCGCTACTAACAGCGCTATGTTCAACGGAGCTCGCCTGATCGGCCCGGCAGTGGGTGGTTTGCTGATAGTGCTCTTTAGCGAAGGAGTATGTTTTGCCATCAATGCTGCCAGCTATATACCCGTGATAGTATCCTTGTTTTTTATACACATTGAGTATCCCAAGCTAAAACCCAGAACAGAATCCACTTTAAGAAAGATTGCCGAGGGCTGGAAGTATGCATATCAGAGTTTTCCTATACGCTATCTGATCATGAACCTGGCGATCTACACGCTGTTTGGTTTTAGTTATTCCACATTACTACCGGTATTTGCCAGGGACATCCTGCATGGAAATAGCGGAACTCAGGGCTTGTTGATGTCCACTGCCGGCATTGGGGCACTAACCGGTGCTTTTGTCCTGGCATCAAGGAGCAACATCAAAGGTATGCAAATGCGCTTGATTGTAGTCGGCTTGGTGGCAAGCTCTGCGCTCATCCTGTTTTCACACAGCACATTTCTGTATCTCAGCATGCTGATGATGCTGTTTATCGGTTTTGGCATGATGAACATCACCGCAACCACAAATACCCTGCTGCAGACAATGGTTTCGGATGAGATGAGAGGCAGAGTGTTAAGCACTTATACCATGACTTTTCAAAGCATGTCCCCCTTTGGCGGTTTATTGGTGGGATGGCTAACTAGCAAATACGGTCCCCAGACATCCATGCTGTTATGTGCTCTGGTATGCTTTATCTGGAGTCTGAATAGTCTGCGCAATCTTCCCCGCTTCAGCAAGGATATGCTGAAGATGCTGGTGGCAAATTCCAATTCCTCGGTATATCGGACTCCCAGATTGAGGCTGAACAAATGA
- a CDS encoding polyphenol oxidase family protein, protein MKKIFWHLGGKEPDYRGLMKQQQDLELEGNIIPVHRLVICEQTHSNLVHICREEDSGAGLGNHPQIPVADALVTNIPGQYLLIRTADCFPILLYDEQQQVVAAVHSGREGSRQNIVGETVNIMTEHFSCDPANIVAHVGAGICDEHYEVSEALWHHFNHSLSRMQLIPDTKHVRHLNLRAAIFQQLLRAGLRYINIENHHDCTFENLAYFSYRRDKGNNRQINIIGICNE, encoded by the coding sequence ATGAAAAAGATCTTCTGGCATCTGGGAGGTAAAGAACCTGATTATCGCGGTCTGATGAAGCAGCAGCAGGATTTGGAGCTGGAAGGCAACATCATCCCTGTGCATAGGTTGGTGATATGTGAGCAGACTCACTCCAACCTCGTGCATATCTGTAGGGAAGAAGATAGCGGGGCAGGCTTGGGCAACCATCCCCAGATCCCGGTAGCAGATGCTTTAGTAACGAATATTCCGGGACAATACTTGCTCATCCGGACTGCGGACTGTTTCCCCATATTGCTGTATGACGAGCAACAACAGGTGGTTGCCGCCGTCCACAGTGGTCGTGAAGGCAGCAGACAAAACATTGTGGGGGAAACTGTTAATATCATGACAGAGCACTTTTCCTGTGATCCTGCCAATATCGTGGCTCATGTAGGAGCCGGTATCTGCGACGAGCATTATGAGGTAAGTGAAGCCTTGTGGCATCACTTCAACCACAGCCTGAGCCGGATGCAACTAATACCTGATACAAAGCATGTTCGCCATTTGAACCTGCGTGCTGCCATCTTTCAGCAGTTACTGAGGGCAGGCCTGAGATACATCAACATCGAAAACCATCATGATTGTACATTTGAGAACCTCGCTTATTTCTCCTACCGTAGAGATAAGGGAAACAACCGCCAAATCAACATAATCGGGATCTGCAATGAATAA
- a CDS encoding FapA family protein, with the protein MNKILTGKSGNVILELRQDSSSAWLTIKRSGRLVDEKEILDLIDEAGIKSGFEEAMQLIREHGIEKEYDKPFPVAICMKGPGKEAALNYHFDPEAIPRDLKSLNFKELGRITYVKEGDVVASFSDNLFERDGSIYDIFGELITPPVVDEDSAMQQAGDWVRYEARDFVAETTGYPYLDTEGKICILTELKLNAEDIPTDVFIRSPLKLEIEGDLNNVQIAGAKSITVHGNLEDCSIYTEGDLIVRGDIISCNNPGIQVLGSLKVSGIRQSRVHVKESIDFDEYIEHSTVACDGDITGSYEESRISGGLTQSGASISIGTAGSYEGEETEIEIAISPFYRALLMQMTKEAVRLREEGDDRALDELHERIRRCENELDKQLNLFLKRPADQKKSLRVEGYVHAKTLFRVLKHSYQIKSRQTGISLVEKE; encoded by the coding sequence ATGAATAAGATACTAACCGGTAAAAGCGGAAACGTAATCCTGGAACTAAGGCAAGACAGCTCTTCTGCTTGGCTAACGATCAAGCGCAGTGGCCGTCTGGTAGATGAAAAGGAAATCTTGGACCTCATCGATGAAGCCGGCATCAAATCCGGTTTTGAAGAAGCTATGCAACTAATCCGGGAACACGGTATCGAAAAAGAATATGATAAACCTTTCCCTGTTGCCATATGTATGAAAGGCCCCGGCAAAGAAGCCGCACTGAACTATCACTTCGATCCGGAAGCAATCCCAAGAGATCTGAAGTCTTTGAATTTCAAAGAACTGGGACGCATTACTTATGTGAAAGAAGGAGATGTGGTAGCCAGTTTTTCAGACAACCTTTTTGAGCGGGATGGCAGCATTTATGATATCTTTGGCGAGCTGATCACGCCGCCGGTGGTAGATGAAGACTCAGCCATGCAGCAGGCAGGTGATTGGGTACGCTATGAAGCCCGGGATTTTGTAGCTGAGACTACCGGTTACCCATATCTGGACACTGAAGGCAAGATCTGTATATTAACGGAGTTGAAGCTAAATGCAGAGGATATTCCTACCGATGTCTTTATCCGCAGTCCGCTGAAGCTGGAGATTGAAGGGGATCTGAACAATGTGCAGATTGCTGGGGCGAAGTCTATTACCGTGCATGGCAACCTGGAAGATTGCAGTATCTATACCGAAGGCGATCTGATTGTAAGGGGTGACATCATATCCTGTAACAATCCGGGTATTCAAGTACTTGGATCACTGAAAGTAAGCGGCATCAGGCAATCGCGGGTACATGTGAAAGAGAGTATAGATTTTGATGAGTATATAGAACACTCTACAGTAGCTTGTGATGGCGACATCACAGGCTCGTATGAGGAAAGCCGGATCAGTGGAGGACTCACCCAATCCGGAGCTAGCATCTCCATCGGAACAGCCGGCTCCTATGAGGGTGAGGAAACCGAGATAGAAATAGCCATTAGTCCTTTCTACAGGGCTTTACTGATGCAGATGACAAAAGAAGCGGTTCGCTTGCGTGAGGAAGGTGATGACAGAGCGTTGGACGAGCTGCATGAACGCATCCGCCGTTGTGAAAATGAACTGGACAAGCAGCTAAACTTGTTTCTAAAGCGTCCCGCTGATCAAAAGAAGAGCCTGCGTGTGGAAGGATATGTCCATGCCAAGACGCTGTTTCGGGTACTCAAGCATTCCTACCAGATCAAATCCCGTCAGACCGGGATCAGCCTTGTAGAAAAAGAATAG